ATCCTTATATTTATAATCAAAAGCTCCGTTATTTTCAAAGGAAACGGAAAACATTTCATCGCTGAGCCTGCAAAGCTTATCCTGCTCACTGCCTTTCTTATAACTTCTTTTTTCATACTGCATGACTATTTGAGCGGGATAGTAATAATTCGTACCGTCGAAATTCCCGTACTCGGTATAAGAAAACCACACCGCGAATATCACCGCAAGGAAAATAAGGATGATATCATTTCTTATCATCTTCTTTTTCTTTACCGTATCTTTATTATAAATATAAATAATGAGCTGTGAAATGATGAATACAGCGAGAATGATACCGAAAAGTACATAAATATTGTTTATGATGTCGGTCATAAAAGGTATCATGAAAAAATAAAGACAAAAAATAAAAATGAACCTTAATATAAAACTAAAAGTTTTGTGTTCGTAAAAAAAGTCAAGTATCTTTTTCATAGCGGTTTGTACTCCTTTATTAAATTCCCTCTTATAAAATATTATACTCTTAAATGATATCATTTACAATCATCTAAAATCACATGATTATAAGTAAAATAAAAAAACAGCATAAGAAATGCTGTTTTTTAAATAAGCTAAACGATAGCTTCTTCCACTCTTTTGAATTTTTCGGGACCTGCTCCGCATATCGGACATTTATAATTTTCGGGAAGCGGGTCGCCTTCGTAAACATATCCGCATACAGTGCAGACATATTTTACATTCGATTTGCTCTCTTCTTTTTCTTCCTCTTCGGGGATATAAGTAGGAGCGTTTTTAGCAGTTTTACCTCTTACCACTTCGTGATAATAAGCATAAGTCATTTGTCTTCGTTTGCCGTAAACTTCCGCTTCCACAACTTTGCCCAAAAAGACAGTATGGCTTGAAGTCTCCATTTTATCTATCACTTCGCAAACTACATATCCGCATGTATCCTTTACTACGGGAACGCCGCCGACCATTTCATGTTCCACGTTCTCAAATTTGTCGTTATCGATACCGGATTTAAATCCGAAGTTACCGATAAGAGAAGCGTCGCTGTCTTCAGCTAGTATGGAAAAAGCAAATTTTCCCGTTTCTTTTATACACTTATTCGTGTAGTTGTCATGGTTGATACTTATAGCAACACTTGCGGGATCCGATGTTATCTGCATTATGCTGTTTGCCGTACATCCGGTGGGACGATCCCCGTCCATTGCGCTTACGATATATACTCCGTAAGACATGTTTCTGAAAATATTATTGTTCATTTGTTCACTTACCTTCTGTTTTTTTAATATACAATATTATATATATTATATTTATCTGTATTTATTACTTTATATCTGCTTTCCTTCTTAGCTCATTGCTGCGCCGTCAACGGATAAAATCGCACCCGTAACATAACTTGCCATATCGCTTGCGAGGAACAATAAAGCATTCGCTATATCTTCCGGTTCTCCGACTCTTCCCAGAGGAATAGTAGCAATCAAAGGTTTTATCATTTCATCGGGAAGTGCCGCTACCATATCCGTCTTTGTAACACCCGGTGCTACAGCGTTTACTCTGATATTGTCTCTTCCCAGCTCTCTTGCAAGAGATTTTGTAAGTCCGTTTATCGCAAATTTAGATGCCGGATAACCCGAACCTGCGGACTGACCGTAAATACTTACCATAGAGCTTGTATTTAGTATTACACCGCCGCCTTGTTCTTTCATTATCTTTGCCGCTTCTTTCGAGCAGTTGAATGCCGCAACGACATTTAGATCCATTATTTTTTCAAAATCTGAAAGTTTATAGTCATAAAGACTGTCTCTTGCTGAAATACCCGCATTGTTTACCAAGATATCAAGGCTTCCGAATTCTTCTTTGATTTCTGCAAATACTTTCTTTATTTCTTCTTCATTCGTTAAATCGGGATGCATGCCCTTTACAGGATAATCCTTGTTTTCTTCCATCAATTCTTTCAACGCCTTATCCACAGTTTCCTGTCTAGAACCGAATAAAACGACTTTCGCACCGTTATCCAAATAAGTCTTTACCGTTGCAAAACCGATACCTCTTGTTCCGCCTGTTACTACC
The DNA window shown above is from Anaerofustis stercorihominis DSM 17244 and carries:
- a CDS encoding SDR family NAD(P)-dependent oxidoreductase gives rise to the protein MLKGKVAVVTGGTRGIGFATVKTYLDNGAKVVLFGSRQETVDKALKELMEENKDYPVKGMHPDLTNEEEIKKVFAEIKEEFGSLDILVNNAGISARDSLYDYKLSDFEKIMDLNVVAAFNCSKEAAKIMKEQGGGVILNTSSMVSIYGQSAGSGYPASKFAINGLTKSLARELGRDNIRVNAVAPGVTKTDMVAALPDEMIKPLIATIPLGRVGEPEDIANALLFLASDMASYVTGAILSVDGAAMS
- a CDS encoding flavin reductase, whose amino-acid sequence is MNNNIFRNMSYGVYIVSAMDGDRPTGCTANSIMQITSDPASVAISINHDNYTNKCIKETGKFAFSILAEDSDASLIGNFGFKSGIDNDKFENVEHEMVGGVPVVKDTCGYVVCEVIDKMETSSHTVFLGKVVEAEVYGKRRQMTYAYYHEVVRGKTAKNAPTYIPEEEEKEESKSNVKYVCTVCGYVYEGDPLPENYKCPICGAGPEKFKRVEEAIV